A part of Clarias gariepinus isolate MV-2021 ecotype Netherlands chromosome 14, CGAR_prim_01v2, whole genome shotgun sequence genomic DNA contains:
- the rnf151 gene encoding RING finger protein 151: MEQTPGSFYQSEICVIAYYVSCQNGGYEVELFVDPPDHDLICIICKGVLRCPVRVACKHVFCKKCILQWMRRQETCPCCRKPVSQRLIFVMFKLSKSIGRLQIKCRNEQQGCTATFPLSEEYLHSSTCPFEWLLCPQQGCGSRILRKDAQTHAQVCSHWRQLCPMGCGTLLSRTTQFKHNCYRELQERYEAQRQVQRTIASALRRKMQRMQSRMSNMTRQISLICESLELSEDQEEEEESPGEGTSTRRSSRVDHSSSTHTSSSSSSS; encoded by the exons ATGGAGCAAACACCTGGGTCTTTCTACCAAAGTGAAATATG TGTGATTGCTTACTATGTTTCATGTCAGAATGGTGGTTATGAAGTGGAACTTTTTGTGGACCCACCAGATCATGACCTTATCTGCATCATATGCAAAGGGGTTCTACGTTGCCCTGTGCGTGTGGCATGTAAACATGTCTTTTGCAAGAAGTGCATTTTGCAGTGGATGAGGAG ACAGGAAACGTGTCCGTGCTGCAGGAAGCCAGTCAGCCAGCGGCTTATATTTGTTATGTTCAAGCTTAGTAAATCCATTGGCCGATTACAAATTAAG TGCCGAAATGAGCAACAGGGCTGTACGGCCACCTTTCCTCTCTCAGAGGAGTACCTCCACAGCTCCACATGCCCCTTTGAGTGGCTGCTGTGCCCACAACAGGGCTGCGGGTCTAGAATTCTGAGGAAGGACGCCCAGACACATGCTCAGGTCTGCAGCCACTGGAGGCAGCTGTGCCCGATGGGTTGTGGTACACTGCTGAGCCGCACTACCCAATTCAAGCACAACTGCTACAGAGAGCTGCAGGAGCGCTATGAGGCCCAGCGACAGGTCCAGCGAACCATCGCTTCTGCATTGCGCAGGAAGATGCAGCGCATGCAAAGCCGCATGTCCAACATGACTCGGCAGATCAGCCTTATATGCGAAAGCCTAGAGCTTAGTGAAGaccaggaggaagaggaggagagtcCTGGTGAGGGAACCAGCACAAGGAGAAGCTCCAGGGTCGACCACAGCTCCAGCACACACACCAgctccagcagcagcagctcctAA
- the noxo1b gene encoding NADPH oxidase organizer 1b produces MDDQRYPLRVRILGIMYKNNSKLYTASVLWSDQTDVIVYRTLREFKHLHKQLKKKFCHQDKVLPRFGGLMLKLNLQRKTPAQCLQQVKSLERYWTELLRCEPNISQSSDLINFFIPKEEELQPEFAQNSIMIFQPEDANGQPKVDLSSKRYSVGNISQPYVCKVYRCLAPYETKDTKNRAFRVTVDETLEVLIKEPSGWWLVENEEKRLAWFPAPYLELCVDEEKEKDGLDSTRSQMPLYCAIRNYTSTMKDELSVNIGAIVEVIQKSDDGWWLARYNGKEGYLPSIYMQPYSNPMFSMQRKLHSSNLNLTTLSSVFSHSTHKSHFHKSHSLEVLSEPLDDSASGQHSDFGSRKSSFSDDTDFCSSSSDSLGQSLCGSEWEEIRRPSEIDAKPDSPNSAFCMEFQSSTNKETRSPSKLYPEVPPRPKTQEILNRCTTYTRKAALETQARLFNRTEIQAL; encoded by the exons ATGGATGATCAACGCTATCCCCTGCGCGTCCGTATTCTGGGCATCATgtacaaaaacaacagtaaa CTGTACACGGCATCTGTACTGTGGTCGGATCAGACCGATGTGATTGTATACAGGACGCTCCGAGAATTCAAGCACCTTCAC aagCAGCTAAAGAAGAAATTTTGCCATCAGGATAAAGTTCTGCCCAGATTTGGAG gttTAATGTTGAAGCTGAACCTCCAGAGGAAAACTCCAGCTCAGTGTTTGCAGCAAGTAAAATCTCTGGAGCGCTACTGGACTGAGCTGCTGCGCTGTGAACCGAACATCTCTCAGTCCTCTGACctcattaatttctttattccaaaGGAAGAAGAGCTGCAGCCTGAGTTTGCACAAAACAG cATAATGATTTTTCAACCAGAAGATGCCAATGGGCAACCAAAAGTTGACCTGAGTAGTAAGCGCTACAGTGTTGGGAACATATCTCAGCCATATGTCTGCAAAGTGTATCGGTGTTTAGCTCCATATGAGACCAAGGACACCAAGAACAGAGCATTTAGGGTGACTGTGGATGAAACTCTAGAAGTACTCATTAAAGAGCCATCTG GATGGTGGCTGGTAGAGAATGAAGAGAAGCGCTTAGCGTGGTTCCCTGCTCCCTACTTGGAGTTGTGCGTGGAtgaagaaaaggagaaagatGGACTTGACAGTACAAGAAGTCAAA TGCCTTTGTACTGTGCTATAAGAAACTACACCTCTACCATGAAGGACGAGCTTTCCGTGAATATCGGAGCCATCGTGGAGGTTATTCAGAAGTCTGATGATGGCTGGTGGCTAGCTAG ATATAATGGAAAAGAAGGGTATTTGCCCTCTATATACATGCAGCCATACTCCAACCCTATGTTTAGCATGCAGAGAAAGTTGCATAGCTCCAACCTAAATCTGACCACTCTGTCATCTGTGTTCTCTCATTCAACCCACAAATCTCACTTCCACAAGTCCCACTCTCTCGAAGTGCTCTCTGAGCCTCTGGATGACAGTGCTTCGGGTCAACACAGTGATTTCGGCAGCCGCAAGAGCAGCTTCAGTGATGACACTGACTTCTGCTCCAGTTCCTCTGATTCTCTGGGACAGAGCCTGTGTGGCTCTGAGTGGGAAGAAATCCGGAGACCATCAGAAATTGATGCAAAACCAGACAGTCCTAACAGTGCTTTTTGTATGGAGTTTCAAAGCTCTACAAATAAGGAAACCAGAAGCCCTTCCAAACTGTACCCAGAAGTGCCCCCTCGACCAAAAACCCAAGAGATCCTCAACCGCTGTACCACCTATACTCGCAAAGCAGCCCTCGAAACCCAGGCACGCCTGTTTAATAGGACTGAGATTCAGGCcttgtaa